From the Micromonospora echinofusca genome, the window AGACCGCCGCGAAGTGGATCACCACGTACGGCGGGGTCGACGGGGTCGTCGCGCGGGCCGACGAGATCAAGGGCAAGGCCGGCGACAGCCTGCGCGAGCGGCTCGCCGACGTGATCCGCAACTACGAGATCAACTGCCTCGTCTCCGACGTGGAGCTGCCGCTGCGCCCCGAGGAGACGCGCTGGGAGGGATGGGACCGCGAGGCCGTCCACCAGGTCTTCGACACCCTCGAGTTCCGCATCCTGCGGGACCGGCTCTACCAGTACCTGGAGGCGGTGGAGCCGGAGGCCGAGTCCGGGTTCGACCTGACCGGCGAGGTGCTCACCGAGCCCGGCGCGCTCGCCGGGTGGCTGGAGACGCACGCGCCGGCCGACACCCCGGTGGGCGTGGCGGCGAAGTTCGACACCGGCCCCAACCGCCGGCACACCGCCTCGGTGACCGGGCTTGCGCTGGCCACCGCCGGCGGCGCGGCGGCCTGGGTCGACCCCGCCACCCTGGAGCCGACCGACGAGGCGGCCCTGGCGGCCTGGCTGGCCGACGCCGGGCGGCCCAAGGTGCTGCACGACAGCAAGCCGGCGGTGCTGGCGTTCGCCGCGCACGGCTGGAGCCTGGAGGGCATCCTGCGCGACACGCAGATCGCCGCCTACCTGGCCCGCCCCGACCAGCGCTCCTACGACCTGACCGACCTGGCCCTGCGCTACCTGCACCGCGAGCTGCGGGTCGACGCCCCGGAGACCGGCCAGCTCACCCTCGAGGGGCTCGGTAACGACGCCGAGGCGGAGCAGAACCTCATGCTCCAGGCCCGCGCCACCCTCGACCTGGCCGACGCGATCGACGCCGAGCTGTCCCGCGACGGCGAGCAGTCGGCGCGGCTGATGGCCGGGGTGGAGCTGCCGCTGATGCGGGTGCTCGCCGGCATGGAGCGCACCGGCATCGCCGCCGACACGCACTACCTCTCCGAGCTGGAGGCACACTTCGCCGCCGAGGTGAAGGCCGCCGCCCAGGGGGCGTACGAGGCGGTCGGCCGGGAGTTCAACCTCGGTTCGCCGAAGCAGTTGCAGGAGATCCTCTTCGGCGAGCTGGGCCTGCCCAAGACCAAGAAGATCAAGACCGGCTACACCACCGACGCCGACGCCCTCCAGTGGCTCCACGCGCAGAACCCGCACCCGGTGCTGGCCCACCTGCTGCGCCACCGCGACGTGGCGAAGCTGAAGACGACCGTCGACGGGCTGCTCAAGTCGGTCTCCGACGACGGCCGCATCCACACCACCTTCAACCAGACGGTGGCGGCCACCGGACGGCTCTCCTCGACCGAGCCCAACCTGCAGAACATCCCGATCCGCACCGAGGAGGGCCGCCGCATCCGGCGGGCCTTCGTGGTGGGGGAGGGCTACGACTGCCTGCTGACCGCCGACTACAGCCAGATCGAGATGCGGATCATGGCGCACCTGTCGTCGGACGAGGCGCTCATCGAGGCGTTCAACTCCGGCGCCGACTTCCACGCCGCCACCGCCTCGTCGGTCTTCGGGGTGCCGGTGGACGAGGTCACCGCCGACCAGCGGCGCAAGATCAAGGCGATGAACTACGGCTTGGCGTACGGGCTGAGCGCGTTCGGCCTCTCCCAGCAGCTCGGGATCACCGCCGAGGAGGCGCGCGGGCTGATGGAGAACTACTTCGCCGGGTTCGGCGGGGTGCGCGACTACCTCCAGGAGGTCGTCGCCCGCGCCCGCCACGACGGCTACACCTCGACCATCCTGGGCCGCCGCCGCTACCTGCCCGACCTGGTCAGCGACAACCGGCAGCGCCGGGAGATGGCCGAGCGGATGGCGCTCAACGCCCCCATCCAGGGCTCGGCGGCCGACATCATCAAGGTCGCCATGCTGCACGTCGACACCGCCCTGCGGGAGGCGGGCCTGCGCTCGCGGATGCTGCTCCAGGTGCACGACGAGCTGGTGTTCGAGGTCGCCCCCGGCGAACGGGAGACCCTGGAGGCGCTGGTGCGGCGGGAGATGGGCGCGGCGCACCCGCTGTCGGTGCCGCTGGAGGTCTCCGTCGGCGAGGGGCGCGACTGGAACAGCGCCGACCACTGACGGGCACCGTCCCGCCGCGCGTCGGCACCCGGCCCTGCCCGGGGAGGGCGGCAGGGCCGGCGTCGCCCGTCGAACCGCGCGGAACGGACGTGGTCGGGGTAGGACGGCCGGGCCCGCGTCGCCCGTCGAACCACGCGGGACGGACGTGATCGGGGCAAGGTCCGCGTCGTGGTCAGCCGTTTGGGACAGCCGTGCCCGCCGCGCGCAGGGCAGCCGCCAGCCGGTCGCGTACCGCCGTCTGCGCCGCGATGCGGGCGTCGAGCACCGCGAGCCGGTCCAGGGCGACCCGGACGCCGGCCGGTGCGGGCGCGGCGGCGGCCACGTCGCCGTCGAGGCAGGGCAGGAACGTCCGTACGTCGTCGAGCGTCAGGCCGGCGGCCAGCAGGTGGCGGATGTTGCGCACCCGGCCGACCGACCGCGCGTCGTAGACGCGGTAGCCGTTGTGGGCCCGCCGGGAGTCGATCAGACCGTGCCGCTCGTAGTGCCGCAGCGCGCGCGGCGTGGCGCCGGTGGCCGCCGCCAGCTCGCCGATCAGCATGGTCCGCACCTCCGGGCACCGTTCTACCAGTGCGGCGCGCGGCGCCGTCACGCGATCACGGCGCCGCCGTCGACCGGCAGCACGATGCCGGTGACGAAGCCGGCCGCCGGGTCGGCGAGGTGCAGGATCGCCCACGCCACCTCCGCGGGGCGGCCGACGCGTCCCAGCGGCGTGCGCGCCACCTGCCACCGGCGTACCTCGGCACGCTGCTGCGGCGTCAGCCCCTGGTGAACGCCGATCGGGGTGTCGACGGCGCCGGGCGCGACCGCCACCACCCTGATCCCGTGCGGCGCGAGTTCCACCGCCCAGCTGCGGGTCAGCGAGTCCAGGGCGGACTTTCCCGCCGCGTACAGCGAACTGCCCGGCCAGGCGCGCGACCCGACCGACGTGGTGACGTTGACGATGACGCCTCGGCTGTCGGTCAGCGCCGGCACCGCCGCCCGGGCGAGTTGGATCGGCGCGACCAGGTTCGTCGCCAGGTGGCGCTCGACTGTGTCCGCGACGAGGGAACCGAGCGGACCGCCGCCGGCGACGCCCGCGTTGTTGACCAGGACGTCGAGGCGGCCGTGCCGCTCGGTGGCGGCGCCGACGATCAGCTCCGCCGCGCCGGGGGCGGTGACGTCGGCGACCAGCGGTTCGATGCCGGGGTGACCGGCGGCGGTCTCCGCCAGGGGCGCGGCCCGTCGTCCCACCGCGACGACGCGCGACCCCTGGGCGCTGAACTCACGGGCGGTGGCCCGTCCGATCCCGGTACCCGCACCGGTGACGACGACGATCCTACGCTGCGCTCGACTCATGGGGCGGATCGTCCGACCCTGCCGTCAGTGGCAGGGTCAAGCGGGCGAGCTCAGCGCTTCAGGGGGTCGTGCCCCCAGTTCATCAGCGACCAGCGCCACTTCGTGTCCCGGACGTCGCCGGAGGGGCGTTGCGCCATGTGCCGGCGGACGTAGCCGACGACCTTGCGCATGTGCCGGTAGTCGCCCTCGGAGAGCTCGGCGCGCTTACGCCGCAGCAGGTTGATGATCTTCCGGCCGGACTCGTGCCCGACCGACTCGCCGCCGCCGGAGCGCCCACCCTTGTGCCAGCCGACCTGCTTCGACTCGTCGGTCTCCAGCCACTTCGACAGCTCGACCGGCTTCATGTTCACCGCCTCGGTGAACTCCCGGTAGGTGTCGCGGCCCTCGTCACCCCTGCTCATGGCGCAGCACCTCCGGTCGGTGTGCGACGTCCCGCCCCGGGTCGTCGTTGCGGATCCGGTACTGCGGGTCGTCCGGGGACGCGTTTACGGCGTGCCCGCGCACGTGCGTGCGTTCGGTGATCTTCTCCTTGACCACGCCGTACGCCCGGCCGCTGTGGCTGGCCCAGGAGACGTGGTCGCCCTCGCGGAACTCGCTCTGCTCGGCCATGCCGCGCGGGTACCCGGCGTCGATGGGCCGAAACGACGCCCCGCGGGCTACGGCGTGATGTCGGCGATCGGCAGCTTGATCTCGAATGGTTCGACCAGCTCGATCAGCTCCGCGCTGTCGGCGATCAGTTCGTACTGTCGCTCGCCGCCCGGCCCGAGCCGATCGCCCCGCCGGTAGGCGTAGAGGTGGATGGGGTCCTGTTCGATCCGCCAGTAGAAGGGGATGCCTGCGGCGGCGTACTCGCCGGGCTTGGCGAACCGGTCGGTGCGGCGGGTGCCGGGCGACACCACCTCGACCGCGAGGATGACGTCGTCCGGCATGAGCAGCGACCGGTCGGCGGTCACCTCCGTCCGGCACAGCAGCACGTCCGGCTGCCGGCTGGTGTTCGCATTGAGGGCCACGCCGACGGCCTGTGTGGCACGCAGGTGTGCGGGGCAGTGGGTTCGCAGCCACAGCCAGAGCAGGCTGGAAATGTCCTGGTGGCCCAGGGTGGGGGAGGGTGTCACCTGGATGACTCCGTCGACGAGTTCGACGCGGGGGGCGTCGTCCGGCAGGCCGAGCAGGTCCTCCAGCGTGTAGTCGGCACGCTGCTGCCGCATCGGGTCCGGACACCAGGGACCAGGTGGTGTCGCGATCGGCTCGGCGCTCACCGGCTCAGCGTAACCCCGCGGCCCGCCTCGAACGTCGCACCGACTGTCCGGCTCGCTCAGGCGGGCTTCTCCGCGACGAAGATGGCGGTGCCGGGGAACAGCCGGCCGCGCAGCGGACTCCACTGCCCCCAGATCTCCTCGTGCCCCTCGGGCCACTCCGGCTCCACGAGGTCGACCAGGCGGAACCCGGCGCCCACCAACTCGCGGACCCGGTCGCCGAGCGTGCGGTGCTGCTCGACGTAGGTGGCATCGCCGGTCTCGTCCTGCTCGACGTAGGGGGAGCGGTCGAAGTACGAGTGCACGGCGGTCAGCCCGCCCTCGCCGGGATCGTCGAGGAAGATCCACCGCATCGGGTGGGTCACCGAGAACACCCACCGGCCGCTGGGGCGCAGCACCCGGAACACCTCGCGCATGACCGCCGCCGAGTCGGCCACGAAGGGGATCGCCCCGAACGCGGTGCAGGCGGTGTCGAACGCGGCGTCGGCGAAGGGCAGGGCCAGCGCGTCGGCCTGCACCAGCGGCACGCGTACGCCGGTGCGCGCGGCCGCCAGCGCGGCGTGCCGCAGCATCCCGGCGGACAGGTCGAGGGCGACCGGCCGGGCGCCGCGGGTGGCGAGCCACCGCGCGGCGGCGGCGGCCCCGCAGCCGAGTTCCAGCACCCGCCGCCCGGACAGCTCACCCAGCAGCCGTACGTCGGCCTCCCGCACGCCCTCGGGGCACCAGACGAAGTCCAGGTCGCCGAGGAACCGGCCGTGCTCGGCCTGGTAGTCGTCGGCGTCGGCGTCCCACCAGCGGCGGTTCGCGCGGCGGGCCTCGGCGTCGCCGACCCGGCGCCGGGTCACCCGGCTGTCGTCATCCACGCGCCCACGCTAGCCCCGGGGGACCCGCGCGCCGGCCCACCCCCGCGGTGCGTGGCGTGGCGTGCGGCGCTACCGTTCACCCTGATGCTCCTGTGACGGACGCTACATCTGCGACGCCTTCCTACCGATATCTCCGCTTTCGCAGCTGACGAGGCGACGAGAGGGCGGGAGGCCTTGCACGCTGTGGTAATACAGCGGGTAGGCTAGACGATGCGCTCGCGGATCGTGTGCCTCGGCAGGGAGCAGGTGCGCGGTCTCCGGGACCACTGGCGGAGCCACATCCATGATCTCACGCGATGATCTTTCGGTGTGCCCGGCGACGGATCCGCTGGCGCGAACAGGTCACCGCGACACACCAGCCTGCTGTGACACACCATCCGACCGGAGCAACCGCCCACATGACGAGCAGCATCGAGGCCCCCTCGAGCGCCACCCGGGTCACTCACGACGATCTCGGTTCCGAGGAGGCTTTCCTCGCCGCGATCGACGAGACCATCAAGTACTTCAACGACGGCGACATTGTCGAAGGCACCGTCGTCAAGGTCGATCGGGACGAGGTCCTGCTCGACATCGGCTACAAGACCGAGGGCGTCATCCCCTCTCGGGAGTTGTCGATCAAGCACGACGTGGACCCGGCCGAGGTCGTTTCGGTTGGTGACCACATCGAGGCCCTGGTCCTCCAGAAGGAGGACAAGGAGGGTCGTCTGATCCTCTCCAAGAAGCGGGCGCAGTACGAGCGGGCCTGGGGCACCATCGAGAAGATCAAGGACGAGGACGGCGTCGTCCGCGGCTCGGTCATCGAGGTGGTCAAGGGTGGCCTCATCCTCGACATCGGGCTGCGCGGCTTCCTGCCCGCGTCCCTGGTCGAGATGCGTCGGGTGCGTGACCTGCAGCCGTACGTCGGCCGCGAGCTCGAAGCCAAGATCATCGAGCTGGACAAGAACCGCAACAACGTGGTCCTGTCCCGCCGGGCCTGGCTGGAGCAGACGCAGTCCGAGGTGCGCACCGAGTTCCTCAACAAGCTCCAGAAGGGCCAGGTCCGCAAGGGCGTCGTGTCCTCGATCGTCAACTTCGGCGCGTTCGTCGACCTGGGCGGCGTGGACGGCCTGGTGCACGTCTCCGAGCTGTCCTGGAAGCACATCGACCACCCGTCCGAGGTCGTCGAGGTGGGCCAGGAGGTCGAGGTCGAGGTCCTGGACGTCGACCTGGACCGCGAGCGGGTCTCGCTGTCGCTGAAGGCGACCCAGGAGGACCCGTGGCGTCAGTTCGCCCGCACCCACGCGATCCAGCAGATCGTGCCGGGTAAGGTCACCAAGCTGGTGCCGTTCGGCGCCTTCGTCCGGGTGGACGACGGCATCGAGGGCCTGGTCCACATCTCCGAGCTGGCCGAGCGCCACGTGGAGATCCCGGAGCAGGTCGTCCAGGTCGGCTCCGAGGTCATGGTCAAGGTCATCGACATCGACCTGGAGCGCCGCCGGATCTCGCTGTCGCTCAAGCAGGCCAACGAGGGCTTCGTCGAGGGCGAGGAGCACTTCGACCCGACCCTCTACGGCATGGCCGCGACGTACGACGCCGAGGGCAACTACATCTACCCGGAGGGCTTCGACCCGGAGACGGGCGAGTGGCTCGAGGGGTACGACAAGCAGCGCGAGACCTGGGAGAACCAGTACGCCGAGGCGCGTCAGCGCTGGGAGGCCCACACCAAGCAGGTGCAGACCTCCCGGGCCGCCGACGCCGAGGCCGCTGCCAACCCGGCTCCGGCCGTCACCGGTGGTGGCACCACCACCTCGACCAGCGCGGCCCCGAGCCGCCAGGCCGAGGAGCCGGCCGGCACCCTGGCCACCGACGAGGCGCTCGCCGCTCTGCGGGAGAAGCTCGCCGGCGGCAAGTGACCCGCTGAACGACGACGGGCCCCGTCCCCGCGATCGCGAGATCGCCGGGGGCGGGGCCTCCGTCGTTCCTACGCACCCGGCGGCGCGGCGTCGGCGACCGGCTGTCTCAGGATGGTGCGTCGCCTCTCGGGGGCGACCCTGCGGAAGTCGCTGAGGTAGATCTCGTGGTGCCGGCCGACCATCCGCAGCCCGTTGCCCGGGACGAACTCGTCGTGCAGGCGCGCCAGCACCTCGGCCTCGTCGTCGAACGAACCGACGTGCAGCGTCTGCACGCACCGACCCTCGGACAGCGTCTCCAGCCGGACGTCGTCGAGACGCGACGGGCGGTTGCGGGCCCCGGCCTGCGCCACGGCGGCGGTGAACAGGTCCCGGCCGATCCAGTCCGGCGTCATGATCATCAACGTCCAGCTCCATCGTGACTTGTCGCGGGCGGTGGTGAAGGACGCCATCTCCTCGGCCCACCACAGGCCCTCCAGGGGCGGTACGACGTAGTCGCGTCCGAGGTCGCGTCCGCCGGTGAACTTCAGCTTGTAGGCCACGGGGTAGAGGGCCTCGACGGCGTCGGTGAACGCCGGCGAGGTGTTCGGGTCGCCGTGGCCGTCGATCATCAGGTACCGCGTGTCGGGCACGTCCACGACCCGGAACCGGCCCCGTTCGGCCCGGTACGTGTCGAGGGACTTCTTGAAGTCAGTCTTGTCCGTCATCGGGCACCTGGGCTCGGGCGGCGAGCCACTGCCTTTCCGCCTCCAGGAGGCTCAGTGAGTACGAGAACACCTCGTGCGCCGGTCGCGGGAGGGGGGCCTGCGCCTGCTGCGCCGCCCGGATCGCCCCGATGCGGGCCTCGACCCCCGCCAGCCGGGTACGCAGCGCCACCGCGTACTCCCGGTCGGAGAGCAGGGGCAGGTTGGCGAGGCCGGCGAGCAGCGGATGCCGGACCGGCTGCGGCTGCGCGACGAGGGCCAGCGCGGTGCGCGCCGCGACCTGTCGGCCCTCGGCGGTGGCGTGGAAGACGCGGCGGGACTTCGCGGTGGCGGGAGCCTCGGGAGCGTGGACCAGGCCGCGCTTCTCCAGCTTGCCGAGCAGGTAGTAGATCGAGGAGAACCCGACGTCGGTCCACTGCCGGATGCCGCGTTGCGCGATGACCTGCTCCAGGTCGTAGCCGTGCCGTGCGCGCTCGACGATCAGGCCCAGCACGGTCAGCTCGGCGGGGGTCAGCTCCACGCTCCTATCCTAATACTGGAATAGGGTGCCCCGGTGCCCACGGCACCGGGGTGATCCGGTTGACTGGTGCCCGTGTTGAAGGTGGGACTGACCGGAGGCATCGGGTCGGGCAAGAGCGCCGTGGCGAGGCGCCTGGCGGAACGCGGCGCGGTGGTGATCGACTCCGACCGCCTGGCCCGGGAGGTGGTCGCGCCGGGCACGGAAGGGCTGGCCGAGATCGTCGCGGCCTTCTCCGACCGGGTCCTCGACGCCGACGGCGCCCTCGACCGGGCGGCGCTGGGCGCGCTGGTGTTCGCCGACGAGACGGCGCGCCGCCGCCTGGAGGCGATCACCCATCCCCGCGTACGGGCCCGCTCCGCCGAGCTGGCCGCCGCGGCGGGGCCCGACGCGATCGTGGTCAACGACGTGCCGCTGCTGGTGGAGGTGGGGCTCGCCCCCTCGTACCACCTGGTGGTCGTGGTGCAGACGGAGGTGGCCACCCGACTCGCGCGGCTGGCCCGCGACCGGGGGATGGACCGGGCGGAGGCCGAGCGGCGGATCGCCGCGCAGGCCGACGACGCGCGGCGCCGGGCCGCGGCGGACGTGCTGCTGACCAACGACGGCAGCCTCGCCGACCTGCACGCGGCGGTCGACGCGCTGTGGCACGAGCGGCTGCGGCCCTACGAGGCGAACCTGCGCGAGCGGCGGGCGGCCACCTCGGAGCACGTCGTCCTGACGGAGGCCGACCCGACCTGGCCGCAGCAGTACGCGCGGCTGGCCGCCCGGATCCGGCACGCGGTCGCCCCCGCCGACCCGCGCATCGACCACATCGGCTCGACCGCGGTCCCGGGACTCGCCGCCAAGGACGTGATCGACATCCAGCTCACCGTCCCGACCCTCGCCGACGCGGACGGGCCGCTGGCCGAACGACTCGCGGCGGCGGGTTTCCCGCGCCTGCCCGGCGACTGGTGGGACAACCCCCGCCCGCCCGGCAGCGCCCGCTGGGAGAAGCGGCTGCACGCCAGCGCCGACCCCGGCCGCCCCGTGCACCTGCACGTCCGCCCGGTGGACTCGCCCGGCTGGCGGTACGCGCTGCTGATGCGCGACCACCTGCGTGCCGACCCGGACCAGCGGTCGGCCTACCTGACGCTGAAGCGGGAGCTGGCGGCCTCCGCCCCCGACAGCGCCACCTGGACCACCGCGAAGGACCCGTGGTTCGACGAGGAGCACCTGCGCGCCGAGCAGTGGGCGGCGCAGACGGGCTGGCGTCCCTGACCGGTCAGCGGCCCCCGACCGGGGGCCGGGGCGCCGGCACGAGCCGGGGCACCGGGTCGGGCGTCAGGTCGAGCTGGGCCCACGCGCCGACGCGGGTACGCCGCTCCAGGCGGCGTAGCTCGCCGGAACGGTCGATCCAGTAGCGCAGCGGCCCCCGCGCCGTTCGCAGCTCGACCACGTCGACGGTCCTCCCGGCGACGGTGTCGCCGCGGATCCGACGGGGGGCCTCCCGTCCGCCAGGCCCGGCGGCCCGCAGGGCCGCGTCGAGCAGCAGCCCCAGCTCGCCCGCGCGGCGCGGGTCGGCGCGCCACCCCTCGGCGGGCGGCGGCAGCGGCGGCCGGCCGGGCGACTCCACGCCGCCCGGGACGGTCGTGGCCGGCACGTCCGCGCGGCTGGCGCCGGTGCCGTCCACGCGCAGCAGCGTCCGGCGATCCGGCACGCCGAGGTCGGCGACGGCCACGTACGCGGTCCGCGTGCCCCAGCTCACCCAGCCGGCACCGCGCAGGTTGGTGACGGTGGCGACGGGCGCGGTCAGGGTCACGGCGGCGCCCCCGCGGGCCCGCAGCCGGGCGGGCAACCGGTCGAGCCGGCCCCGTTCGGCGGTGCTCAGCGCCCGGGGCTGCCCCGGCCGCCCGCCGAGGGCGTCGACGGGCCGCAGCGTCGGCCGGTCCGCCCGGTTGAGCTGCACGGTCACCGGTCCGGCGCCGGCCAGCACGGTCTCCAGCCGGTGCAGCCGGGCGTCGTGGTCGAGCCAGTAGCGCGGGTGCCCGTCCGGCGACGGGGGCGGGGCCGACGCGCCGGGACCGGGCGGCGGCGCCTGGAGGATGTCGACCGGCGCCGCCCCGACGCTGGCGCCACCGACGCGGCGCGCCGCGTCGGCCGGCGGGTCCGGGCGGTCGGTGGCGAGGCGGAAGACCAGGTCGAGCACGGCGGCCAGCCACCGCCCGGCGGACGGGTCGTGCAGCCGCCAGCGCTCCGTCGGCGGCACAAGCGGGGGCGGCGCGGGGGTCGGCACCGCCGTCGGGTCGGGCCGCAGCAGGGCCACCGTCGGGGTGGCCTGGAGCAGCCCGCGCTCGGCGCCCGCGCCGGGCCCGCCGACGTCGAGGTAGACCATCGGCCGCGACCAGTCGACCCAGCCGACGAGTTCGGTACGCGCCCCGCCGGCGCCCGCCGTCACGCGCACCCCGGCCCGCAGGTCCCGGTAGTTGGTGACCCGCATCGCGGCCAGCCGCTCGCGTTCGTCGGCGGTCAGCGCCCGCGGCTGTTCCGCCCGCTCGGGTGCCCAGGTCAGCAGCCCCACCACCAGCGCGGCGGCGGAGAGCACGGCCACGGCCGCGAGCACCAGCAGGACGGTACGCCGACGGCCGGTCACCACCCGTGGGACGCCGCCGGTGTGGGCGTCGTCGTGCGGCGGGGTGGCCGGTGGCGGGTGCGTCGGGCCGGGACGGGCGGTCCGGTCGGCGGAGGTCTCCATGGGAGGTTGAACGCGATTCGCCCCGGTGGGGTGACGAGCAGGGGCGCTCGCGGCGGCCGGTCAGCGCCTCACGCGCGACCACGTCGGGTGCGCACGCCGGGCATGCCGGGTGCTGCGACCCCTGTGCCGGGGGCGGGCCGGCCCTGACGGCCTGGCCACCTGCCCGGTCGGCCGCCGCGAGCGGCCTACACGGAGAGCGTAGTCCGGTGAGATGCGCCACACAATGTGAATATTGAAGCCGATCACGGACCGGGCGTAGTGGCGTCGCGGTGTCGGACCCCCGGCGTACCGTTGGGGTCATGGCGCTCGACATTCCCCGGCTCGACGGCCGTTTCCAGGTCATCAGCGAGTTCCAGCCGGCCGGCGACCAACCGGCGGCCATCGACGAGCTGGAGCGCCGGGTCCGGCGCGGCGACCGCAACACCGTGCTGCTCGGCGCGACGGGCACCGGCAAGAGCGCCACCACCGCGTGGCTGATCGAGCGGGTGCAACGGCCGACGCTGGTGCTGGCGCCCAACAAGACCCTCTGCGCGCAGCTGGCCAAGGAGTTCAGCGAGCTGCTGCCGCACAACGCCGTCGAATACTTCGTCTCCTACTACGACTACTACCAGCCCGAGGCCTACATCCCGCAGACCGACACCTACATCGAGAAGGACTCCTCGATCAACGAGGAGGTCGAGCGGCTGCGGCACTCGGCGACCATGTCGCTGCTCACCCGCCGCGACGTGATCGTGGTGGCCACCGTCTCGGCGATCTACGGGCTGGGCACCCCGGAGGAATACCTCGACCGGGCGGTGCGGGTCGCGGTCGGGCAGGAGCTGGACCGTGACCAGCTGCTGCGCCGGTTGGTCGACATCCAGTACACGCGCAACGACATGGCCTTCAACCGGGGCACCTTCCGGGTCCGCGGCGACACGCTGGAGATCATCCCGGCCTACGAGGAGCTGGCCGTGCGGATCGAGCTCTTCGGCGACGAGGTGGAGAAGCTCTACTACCTCAACCCGCTCACCGGCGACGTGGTCAAGGCGGTCGACGGGCTGGTCATCTTCCCGGCCACCCACTACGCGGCCGGGCCGGAGCGGATGGAGCGGGCGATCCGCGACATCGAGGCCGAGTTGGCCGAGCGGCTGGCCGAGCTGGAGCGGCAGGGCAAGCTGCTGGAGGCGCAGCGGCTGCGGATGCGCACCACCTACGACATCGAGATGATGCGCCAGGTCGGGTTCTGCTCCGGCATCGAGAACTACTCGATGCACATGGACGGCCGGCTGCCCGGCAGCCCGCCGCACTGTCTGCTCGACTACTTCCCCGACGACTTCCTCACGGTCGTCGACGAGTCGCACGTGACCATCCCGCAGATCGGCGGCATGTACGAGGGCGACGCGTCCCGCAAGCGGATGCTGATCGACCACGGCTTCCGGCTGCCCAGTGCCGCCGACAACCGGCCGCTGCGCTTCGACGAGTTCCTGGAGCGGGTGGGCCAGATGGTCTTCCTCTCCGCCACGCCCGGCCCGTGGGAGCTGGAGCAGGCCCAGGGCGAGTTCGTCGAGCAGGTGATCCGACCGACCGGCCTGATCGACCCGGAGGTCGTCGTCAAGCCTACCAAGGGCCAGATCGACGACCTGATGCACGAGATCAAGCTGCGTACCGAGCGCGACGAGCGGGTGCTGGTCACCACGCTGACCAAGAAGATGGCCGAGGACCTGTCCGACTACCTCCTGGAGAACGGCATCCGGGTGCGCTACCTGCACTCCGAGGTCGACACGCTGCGCCGGGTGGAGCTGCTGCGCGAGCTGCGCAAGGGCGACTACGACGTGCTGGTGGGCATCAACCTGCTCCGGGAGGGTCTCGACCTGCCGGAGGTGTCGCTGGTGGCGATCCTCGACGCCGACAAGGAGGGCTTCCTGCGCAGCGGCCGGTCGCTGATCCAGACCATCGGCCGGGCGGCCCGCAACGTCTCCGGCCAGGTCCACATGTACGCCGACAGGATCACCCCGTCGATGGCCGAGGCGATCGGGGAGACCAACCGGCGGCGCGACAAGCAGATCGCGCACAACGAGGCCCACGGCATCAGTCCCGAGCCGCTGCGCAAGAAGATCCACGACATCCTCGACGACATCTACCGCGAGGCGGAGGACACCGAGAACAGCCGCGTCGGCGGTGCCGTACGGCAGCTCTCCCGGGGCAAGGCGCCGGTCAAGGAGACCCGCAGCCGCAGCCGGGCCGGCGGCGCCGGGCCCGCGCGGGAGGGCATGGCCCGGGCCGAGCTGGCCCAGCTCATCCAGGAACTCAACGACCAGATGCTGGCCGCCGCCCGGGAGCTCCAGTTCGAGCTGGCCGCGCGGATCCGCGACGAGGTCGCCGACCTGAAGA encodes:
- the rpsA gene encoding 30S ribosomal protein S1; translation: MIFRCARRRIRWREQVTATHQPAVTHHPTGATAHMTSSIEAPSSATRVTHDDLGSEEAFLAAIDETIKYFNDGDIVEGTVVKVDRDEVLLDIGYKTEGVIPSRELSIKHDVDPAEVVSVGDHIEALVLQKEDKEGRLILSKKRAQYERAWGTIEKIKDEDGVVRGSVIEVVKGGLILDIGLRGFLPASLVEMRRVRDLQPYVGRELEAKIIELDKNRNNVVLSRRAWLEQTQSEVRTEFLNKLQKGQVRKGVVSSIVNFGAFVDLGGVDGLVHVSELSWKHIDHPSEVVEVGQEVEVEVLDVDLDRERVSLSLKATQEDPWRQFARTHAIQQIVPGKVTKLVPFGAFVRVDDGIEGLVHISELAERHVEIPEQVVQVGSEVMVKVIDIDLERRRISLSLKQANEGFVEGEEHFDPTLYGMAATYDAEGNYIYPEGFDPETGEWLEGYDKQRETWENQYAEARQRWEAHTKQVQTSRAADAEAAANPAPAVTGGGTTTSTSAAPSRQAEEPAGTLATDEALAALREKLAGGK
- a CDS encoding GyrI-like domain-containing protein, whose protein sequence is MTDKTDFKKSLDTYRAERGRFRVVDVPDTRYLMIDGHGDPNTSPAFTDAVEALYPVAYKLKFTGGRDLGRDYVVPPLEGLWWAEEMASFTTARDKSRWSWTLMIMTPDWIGRDLFTAAVAQAGARNRPSRLDDVRLETLSEGRCVQTLHVGSFDDEAEVLARLHDEFVPGNGLRMVGRHHEIYLSDFRRVAPERRRTILRQPVADAAPPGA
- a CDS encoding PadR family transcriptional regulator, with the protein product MELTPAELTVLGLIVERARHGYDLEQVIAQRGIRQWTDVGFSSIYYLLGKLEKRGLVHAPEAPATAKSRRVFHATAEGRQVAARTALALVAQPQPVRHPLLAGLANLPLLSDREYAVALRTRLAGVEARIGAIRAAQQAQAPLPRPAHEVFSYSLSLLEAERQWLAARAQVPDDGQD
- the coaE gene encoding dephospho-CoA kinase: MLKVGLTGGIGSGKSAVARRLAERGAVVIDSDRLAREVVAPGTEGLAEIVAAFSDRVLDADGALDRAALGALVFADETARRRLEAITHPRVRARSAELAAAAGPDAIVVNDVPLLVEVGLAPSYHLVVVVQTEVATRLARLARDRGMDRAEAERRIAAQADDARRRAAADVLLTNDGSLADLHAAVDALWHERLRPYEANLRERRAATSEHVVLTEADPTWPQQYARLAARIRHAVAPADPRIDHIGSTAVPGLAAKDVIDIQLTVPTLADADGPLAERLAAAGFPRLPGDWWDNPRPPGSARWEKRLHASADPGRPVHLHVRPVDSPGWRYALLMRDHLRADPDQRSAYLTLKRELAASAPDSATWTTAKDPWFDEEHLRAEQWAAQTGWRP
- the uvrB gene encoding excinuclease ABC subunit UvrB, with translation MALDIPRLDGRFQVISEFQPAGDQPAAIDELERRVRRGDRNTVLLGATGTGKSATTAWLIERVQRPTLVLAPNKTLCAQLAKEFSELLPHNAVEYFVSYYDYYQPEAYIPQTDTYIEKDSSINEEVERLRHSATMSLLTRRDVIVVATVSAIYGLGTPEEYLDRAVRVAVGQELDRDQLLRRLVDIQYTRNDMAFNRGTFRVRGDTLEIIPAYEELAVRIELFGDEVEKLYYLNPLTGDVVKAVDGLVIFPATHYAAGPERMERAIRDIEAELAERLAELERQGKLLEAQRLRMRTTYDIEMMRQVGFCSGIENYSMHMDGRLPGSPPHCLLDYFPDDFLTVVDESHVTIPQIGGMYEGDASRKRMLIDHGFRLPSAADNRPLRFDEFLERVGQMVFLSATPGPWELEQAQGEFVEQVIRPTGLIDPEVVVKPTKGQIDDLMHEIKLRTERDERVLVTTLTKKMAEDLSDYLLENGIRVRYLHSEVDTLRRVELLRELRKGDYDVLVGINLLREGLDLPEVSLVAILDADKEGFLRSGRSLIQTIGRAARNVSGQVHMYADRITPSMAEAIGETNRRRDKQIAHNEAHGISPEPLRKKIHDILDDIYREAEDTENSRVGGAVRQLSRGKAPVKETRSRSRAGGAGPAREGMARAELAQLIQELNDQMLAAARELQFELAARIRDEVADLKKELRGMDAAGVK